A window from Symphalangus syndactylus isolate Jambi chromosome 22, NHGRI_mSymSyn1-v2.1_pri, whole genome shotgun sequence encodes these proteins:
- the ACTRT2 gene encoding actin-related protein T2 has protein sequence MFNPHTLDSPAVIFDNGSGLCKAGLSGEFGPRHIVSSIVGHLKFQAPSAGANQKKYFVGEEALYKQEALQLYSPIERGLITGWDDMERLWKHLFEWELGVKPSNQPLLATEPSLNPRENREKMAEVMFESFGVPAFYLSDQAVLALYASACVTGLVVDSGDGVTCTVPIFEGYSLPHAVTKLHVAGRDITELLMQLLLASGHTFPCELDKGLVDDIKKKLCYVALEPEKELSRRPEEVLREYKLPDGNIISLGDPLHQAPEALFAPQQLGSQSPGLSNMVSSSITKCDADIQKILSGEIVLSGGTTLFHGLDDRLLKELEQLASKDTLIKVTAPPDRWFSTWIGASIVTSLSSFKQMWVTAADFKEFGSSVVQRRCF, from the coding sequence ATGTTTAATCCGCACACTTTAGACTCCCCGGCTGTGATTTTTGACAATGGCTCGGGGCTCTGCAAGGCGGGCCTGTCTGGGGAGTTTGGACCCAGGCACATTGTCAGCTCCATCGTGGGGCACCTGAAATTCCAGGCACCCTCAGCAGGGGCCAACCAGAAGAAGTACTTTGTTGGGGAGGAGGCCCTGTACAAGCAGGAGGCCCTGCAGCTGTACTCCCCCATCGAGCGTGGCCTAATCACAGGGTGGGATGACATGGAGAGACTCTGGAAGCATCTCTTTGAGTGGGAGCTGGGCGTGAAACCCAGCAACCAGCCCCTGCTCGCGACAGAGCCCTCCCTGAACCCCAGGGAGAACCGCGAAAAGATGGCGGAAGTCATGTTTGAGAGCTTCGGCGTGCCCGCTTTCTACCTGTCGGACCAGGCGGTGCTGGCTCTCTACGCCTCGGCCTGCGTCacaggcctggtggtggacaGCGGGGATGGGGTCACCTGCACTGTCCCCATCTTCGAGGGTTACTCCCTGCCCCACGCAGTCACCAAGCTCCACGTGGCGGGCAGGGACATCACGGAGCTCCTCATGCAGCTGCTCCTGGCCAGCGGCCACACCTTCCCCTGCGAGCTGGACAAGGGTCTCGTGGACGACATCAAAAAGAAGCTGTGCTACGTGGCCTTGGAGCCCGAGAAGGAGCTTTCCCGGAGGCCGGAGGAGGTCCTGAGGGAGTACAAGCTGCCTGATGGGAACATCATCAGCCTCGGGGACCCGCTGCACCAGGCGCCCGAGGCCCTGTTCGCGCCCCAGCAGCTGGGCAGCCAGAGTCCTGGGCTCTCGAATATGGTCTCCAGCAGCATCACCAAGTGTGATGCTGACATCCAGAAGATCCTCTCTGGGGAGATCGTGCTGTCGGGCGGCACTACCCTGTTCCACGGGCTGGATGACCGGCTTCTcaaggagctggagcagctggcctCCAAGGACACCCTCATCAAGGTCACGGCTCCCCCCGACCGGTGGTTCTCCACCTGGATTGGAGCCTCCATCGTCACCTCTCTGAGTAGCTTCAAGCAGATGTGGGTCACCGCCGCAGACTTCAAGGAGTTTGGGAGCTCCGTGGTGCAGAGAAGATGCTTCTGA